A portion of the Avibacterium sp. 20-132 genome contains these proteins:
- a CDS encoding alpha/beta hydrolase produces the protein MSVFNHYLEMQEHFLYVPYYHHHRRVRVLLPKDYHNEPWQHYPVLYMHDGQNVFYSKESYSGHSWKIIPTIKHYQHLPKLIIVGIDNAGAERLNEYAPWRTDVGNNDDVRNVGGRGAEYAQWVVNEVKTFIDKTYRTLPNAENTLLAGSSMGGIITAYMGAAYPHIFGHLGVFSLASWFSEPAFMHFIHHYPLQPQSRVFIQVGTNEGDEMDSQFISNMNQAYIDCTLRYYQALLRTGHPLDHIRLRIMANEIHHEMHWADHFVEFLHFALLDDY, from the coding sequence ATGAGCGTGTTTAATCATTATCTGGAAATGCAAGAGCATTTTCTTTATGTGCCTTATTACCATCATCACCGCCGTGTGCGTGTGTTGTTGCCAAAAGATTATCACAACGAACCTTGGCAGCATTACCCTGTGCTTTATATGCACGATGGGCAAAATGTGTTTTATAGCAAAGAATCCTATTCAGGTCATTCGTGGAAAATTATTCCTACCATTAAGCATTATCAGCATTTGCCGAAACTCATTATTGTCGGCATTGATAATGCAGGGGCAGAACGGCTGAACGAATATGCCCCTTGGCGGACGGATGTGGGCAATAACGATGACGTGCGCAATGTGGGCGGACGTGGTGCGGAATATGCGCAATGGGTGGTTAATGAGGTTAAAACATTTATCGATAAAACCTACCGCACTTTACCAAATGCAGAAAACACCTTGCTTGCAGGTAGTTCAATGGGCGGCATTATCACCGCTTATATGGGGGCGGCTTATCCGCACATTTTTGGCCATTTGGGCGTGTTTTCCCTTGCTTCTTGGTTTAGTGAACCTGCGTTTATGCACTTTATTCATCACTACCCTTTACAACCACAAAGCCGCGTATTTATCCAAGTTGGTACAAATGAAGGCGATGAAATGGATTCGCAATTTATTTCTAATATGAACCAAGCCTACATTGATTGCACCCTGCGTTATTATCAGGCTTTGCTACGCACAGGGCATCCGCTCGATCATATCCGCTTACGCATTATGGCAAATGAAATCCATCACGAAATGCACTGGGCAGATCATTTTGTCGAGTTTTTGCATTTTGCGTTGTTGGATGATTATTAG
- the gpt gene encoding xanthine phosphoribosyltransferase — protein MSEKYVVTWDMFHMHARKLSERLLPASQWKGIIAVSRGGLFPAAVLARELSIRHVETVCIASYDHNQQGELNVLHAAQVPNGGEGFIVVDDLVDTGNTARAIRELYPNARFVTVFAKPAGADLVDDYVIDIPQNTWIEQPWDMGITFVPPLARK, from the coding sequence ATGAGTGAAAAATATGTTGTGACTTGGGATATGTTCCATATGCACGCACGCAAATTATCTGAACGTTTATTGCCAGCATCACAATGGAAAGGCATTATTGCAGTGAGCCGTGGGGGATTGTTTCCTGCTGCGGTATTGGCGCGTGAATTGAGCATTCGCCACGTTGAAACCGTGTGTATCGCAAGCTACGATCATAATCAGCAAGGCGAATTAAATGTTTTACACGCCGCGCAAGTGCCTAATGGCGGCGAAGGCTTTATCGTGGTTGATGATTTAGTAGATACTGGCAACACGGCGCGTGCCATTCGTGAGCTTTATCCAAATGCACGTTTTGTTACTGTTTTCGCAAAACCGGCAGGGGCGGATTTAGTGGACGATTATGTGATCGATATTCCACAAAACACTTGGATTGAACAGCCTTGGGATATGGGCATCACTTTCGTTCCACCATTGGCGAGAAAATAA
- a CDS encoding aminoacyl-histidine dipeptidase, whose protein sequence is MSEIQQLQPTLLWKWFDQICAIPHPSYHEEALANFIVNWAKEKQFFVERDEVGNILIRKPASAGMENRPTVVLQAHLDMVPQANEDTPHNFQTDPIQPYIDGEWVTAKGTTLGADNGIGLASALAALEEENLAHPELEVLLTMTEEQGMEGAIGLRPNWLKSQIMINTDTEENGEIYIGCAGGVNADLNIPIQQTENTYTHSYQLVLKGLRGGHSGVDIHTGRVNAIKTLVRFLAHLQQHYPQINVAISQLNGGSVRNAIPREAFVTLCFDGDIAPLQSAVENFATLLKTELAIAEPHLQLFLQPTEKPQTILDRTSQNKVINLLNALPNGVIRNSDALENVVETSLSLGLIKSENNHLHATILIRSLIESGKHYVQETLQSLTELCDAEVAFSGDYPGWEPQPESKILALTSQIYADILGYKPEIKVIHAGLECGLLKKIYPNLDVVSIGPTIINAHSPDEKVHIPAVQTYWQLLTKILAEVK, encoded by the coding sequence ATGTCTGAAATCCAACAACTTCAACCTACCTTGTTGTGGAAATGGTTCGATCAAATTTGTGCCATTCCTCACCCATCTTATCACGAAGAAGCACTGGCTAATTTCATCGTAAATTGGGCGAAAGAAAAACAATTTTTTGTCGAGCGCGATGAAGTCGGCAATATTTTAATTCGCAAGCCTGCAAGCGCTGGTATGGAAAATCGCCCTACCGTGGTGCTGCAAGCTCATCTTGATATGGTGCCACAAGCCAACGAAGACACCCCACACAATTTCCAAACCGATCCCATTCAACCTTATATTGATGGTGAATGGGTTACTGCCAAAGGCACAACCTTAGGTGCAGATAATGGTATTGGTCTTGCTTCTGCGCTTGCCGCTTTAGAAGAGGAAAACCTTGCTCACCCAGAGTTAGAAGTTTTGCTCACAATGACCGAAGAACAAGGTATGGAAGGCGCAATTGGTTTACGTCCAAATTGGCTCAAAAGCCAAATTATGATCAATACCGATACTGAAGAAAATGGTGAAATTTATATTGGTTGTGCCGGTGGGGTTAATGCTGATCTTAATATTCCGATCCAACAAACAGAAAATACTTATACGCACAGCTATCAACTCGTACTAAAAGGCTTACGCGGTGGGCATTCTGGCGTAGATATTCATACTGGGCGTGTTAATGCAATTAAAACTTTAGTGCGTTTTCTTGCTCATCTACAACAACATTACCCACAAATTAATGTTGCTATTAGCCAGCTTAATGGGGGCTCAGTGCGTAATGCCATTCCTCGTGAAGCATTTGTTACCTTATGTTTTGATGGTGATATAGCGCCATTACAAAGTGCGGTAGAAAATTTTGCAACATTATTAAAAACGGAATTAGCCATTGCCGAACCTCATCTCCAATTATTTTTACAACCCACAGAAAAACCACAAACAATTTTAGACCGCACTTCACAAAATAAGGTTATTAATTTATTAAACGCCCTACCAAACGGTGTAATCCGCAATAGTGATGCCTTAGAAAATGTGGTGGAAACCTCGTTAAGTTTAGGTTTAATAAAGAGTGAAAATAACCACCTTCACGCAACAATTTTAATCCGCTCATTAATTGAAAGTGGTAAACACTATGTGCAAGAAACCTTACAATCTTTAACTGAACTTTGTGATGCGGAAGTGGCATTTTCTGGTGATTACCCCGGTTGGGAACCTCAGCCAGAAAGCAAAATTTTAGCCTTAACAAGCCAAATTTATGCTGACATTTTAGGTTATAAACCTGAAATTAAAGTGATTCACGCAGGATTAGAATGTGGATTATTGAAAAAAATCTATCCAAATTTAGATGTTGTGTCTATCGGCCCAACCATCATTAACGCCCATTCTCCTGATGAGAAAGTGCATATCCCTGCCGTACAAACCTACTGGCAATTACTCACCAAAATTTTAGCGGAAGTGAAGTAA